From one Lotus japonicus ecotype B-129 chromosome 3, LjGifu_v1.2 genomic stretch:
- the LOC130748137 gene encoding uncharacterized protein LOC130748137 codes for MAAALMADFSNSCSAGRGAYTAAHNKTVYASLTGFRRTTPPEPDSPDQRPTVEVTGHKAPQPGSEPRCSSLLSSYLSFACLTPPFSASPSPPLVARKPPQA; via the exons ATGGCCGCCGCCCTCATGGCCGACTTCTCCAACTCATGCTCCGCCGGAAGAGGAGCATACACCGCCGCTCACAACAAAACCGTCTACGCCTCCTTAACCGGCTTCCGCCGCACCACACCTCCCGAACCGGACTCTCCTGACCAG AGACCCACTGTTGAAGTTACTGGTCACAAGGCTCCTCAACCTGGATCTGAACCCCGTTGTTCTTCCCTCCTATCATCTTACCTTTCCTTCGCGTGTCTGACTCCTCCCTTTTCTGCTTCTCCTTCTCCACCGCTCGTCGCTCGCAAACCAC
- the LOC130743558 gene encoding 14-3-3-like protein C — MASSKQRENLVFIAKLTQQVERYEDMVDAMNNVARLNVELTAEERDLLYDAYKNVVVKRRASWRILSLLEKKEESKVNKLNVKRIKEFREKLESELITICTDIITIIDQHLLPQSSSGESNVIYYKMKGDGYRYLAELKSGHELEETANKSLKAYQEAYTRAETELPAAHPIRLGLALNFSVFYYEILNSRERAYHLAVEAVDAALSELVPHNEETSKDEENSTDVETSEDSSYIIKLMRENITLWTPEVPKEQVPKERGSSSLLKFKELKSSFLCGINKAK; from the exons ATGGCATCATCCAAGCAACGTGAAAACTTGGTCTTCATTGCCAAGCTCACCCAACAAGTTGAACGCTATGAAG ATATGGTGGATGCGATGAACAATGTGGCGAGACTGAATGTTGAATTGACTGCTGAAGAACGCGATCTTCTATACGATGCGTACAAGAATGTAGTGGTTAAACGCAGGGCGTCGTGGAGAATCTTGTCCCTTCttgagaagaaggaagaatCAAAAGTGAACAAATTGAATGTGAAAAGGATTAAGGAGTTCAGGGAAAAGTTGGAATCAGAGTTGATTACTATCTGCACTGATATCATAACCATCATTGATCAACATCTCCTTCCACAGTCCTCCTCCGGTGAATCCAATGTTATCTACTACAAAAT GAAAGGTGACGGTTACCGCTATTTGGCTGAACTTAAGAGTGGCCATGAGCTAGAAGAGACAGCTAATAAGTCCTTGAAAGCTTATCAG GAAGCTTACACCAGAGCAGAAACTGAGTTGCCTGCTGCACATCCCATTAGATTGGGTTTGGCTTTGAACTTCTCTGTCTTCTATTATGAGATTTTGAACTCTCGTGAAAG GGCTTATCACCTTGCCGTGGAGGCAGTTGATGCAGCACTCTCCGAGTTGGTTCCTCACAATGAGGAAACTTCCAAAGATGAGGAAAATTCCACAGATGTGGAAACTTCAGAAGACAGCTCATACATTATCAAGCTTATGAGAGAAAACATCACCTTATGGACTCCTGAGGTCCCTAAAGAACAGGTCCCTAAAGAACGAGGGTCTTCAAGCTTGTTGAAGTTCAAAGAACTCAAATCAAGCTTTCTATGTGGAATTAACAAAGCTAAGTAG